In Hydractinia symbiolongicarpus strain clone_291-10 chromosome 13, HSymV2.1, whole genome shotgun sequence, a single genomic region encodes these proteins:
- the LOC130622856 gene encoding probable RNA-binding protein 19 isoform X1: protein MSRLIIKNLPEKIKESRLREIFSSKGGQITDVKLCFTKRGVFRKFAFIGYTSEGDAAKALNFFNKSFIDTSKIQVDVCKDLGDQSVPRPWSKYAKGSSAFSRKSNEIEDRKSRIKNLQEKESNKKKKSKKKVNAPETELQDVKDDPEFQEFLALHSNKLVKQTWTNENEAFKDSLEKKVEEDSDLTSNDDEVLEKGLSSPENENETDDEKDQEDQRDQKESNSTEEKPNSLKKQQSDLDWLKSKITKTKGETSDSDEKTLNLEEEHQRDQDSSSSSDEKEENDDAVATVETKQLISSLTLKMRGVPFTCSEKNVIDFFKPLKITDIRFQKNLKGKPTGYAFVDFESLKDAEKALKKDQNKIKGRYIELFMVHNKKCDEQLDSLKWNKKAKDDEDGDEDVSDTGRLFVRNLSYACTEDDLQHLFSKYGALVEVNLPIDKNSNKSTGYGFVTFMMPEHAVKAMSELDGSIFQGRILHLLPGKAQKSKDRIDNSGGGSEYKKKKESQQKILSGSSHNWNALFLGQNAVADVVASRLNANKRDLLDGGSSGSVAVRMALGETELVSDTRKFLESHGVKLDVFGQSNCARSKTTILVKNLPPGTTASELETIFSKYGDIGKVLIPPFGITAIIEFIQPKEAREAFTNLAYSKFKHTPLYLEWAPVDILTGEVTVKEEEEMSDNDSHTSEGEESVTGNVVFVKNLNFTTTEEKLKERFSNCGKLKNVTIAKKKDPRKPGVMLSMGYGFVEYKKVESADKAIKLLQHCDVDGHKLELKKSHRESIAPKASRKRAVDKKQTSSKIIVRNIPFEATTKEIQELFSSFGHIKTVRLPKKMVGTGSHRGFAFVDFTTKQDANRAFKALCQSTHLYGRRLVLEWADDEDSVELLRQKTAQYYHEDPEPNTKRKKVDMLSSLEKSSVAE, encoded by the exons AACGGGGTGTCTTTCGAAAGTTTGCTTTTATTGGTTACACAAGCGAAGGTGATGCTGCTAAagctttgaatttttttaataaatctttcATTGACACAAGCAAGATACAAGTAGATGTTTGCAAAGATTTAGGAGATCAATCTGTACCAAGGCCCTGGAGCAAGTATGCCAAAGGGAGTTCAGCTTTCTCAAGAAAATCAAATGAAATTGAAGACAGAAAGTCGAGAATTAAAAATCTTCAGGAGAAAGAAtcaaacaagaaaaagaaaagtaaaaagaaagtaaatgcTCCTGAAACAGAGTTACAAGATGTTAAGGATGATCCTGAATTTCAGGAGTTTTTAGCTCTACATTCTAACAAACTTGTAAAACAAACATGGACCAATGAAAATGAGGCATTTAAAGATAGCTTGGAAAAAAAG GTTGAAGAGGACAGTGATTTGACATCTAATGATGATGAAGTATTGGAAAAGGGCCTGTCATCACCTGAAAACGAAAATGAGACAGATGATGAGAAGGATCAGGAAGATCAAAGAGATCAGAAAGAAAGTAACAGCACTGAGGAAAAACCCAACTCTCTAAAAAAGCAGCAATCTGATTTGGATTggttaaaatcaaaaatcacaaaaacaaag GGAGAGACATCAGACAGTGATGAAAAGACCTTGAATTTGGAAGAAGAACATCAGCGTGACCAAGATTCTTCATCCAGTAGCGATGAGAAAGAAGAAAACGACGACGCAGTAGCTACAGTAGAAACCAAGCAGCTGATATCATCACTCACTTTAAAAATGAGAGGTGTACCTTTTACATGCTCTGAAAAAAATGTAATCGATTTCTTTAAACCATTAAAAATTACAGATAtccgttttcaaaaaaatttgaaaggaaAACCAACTGGCTATGCTTTTGttgattttgaaagtttaaaagaTGCGGAAAAGGCATTAAAAAaagatcaaaataaaataaaaggaaGATATATTGAACTGTTCATGGTGCataataaaaaatgtgatgAACAACTAGATTCATTAAAGTGGAATAAGAAG GCAAAGGATGATGAAGATGGAGACGAAGATGTGTCAGATACAGGTCGGCTGTTTGTTCGCAACTTGTCCTACGCATGTACTGAAGATGATTTACAAcaccttttttcaaaatatggaGCATTAGTTGAAGTAAATCTTCCAATTGACAAAAACAGCAACAAGTCCACTGGATATGGTTTTGTAACATTCATGATGCCAGAACATGCAGTTAAAGCAATGAGTGAATTGGATGGTTCCATATTCCAAGGTCGGATTCTGCATTTATTGCCTGGTAAAGCTCAAAAGtcaaaggataggatagataattcag gTGGCGGTTCtgaatacaaaaagaaaaaagaaagccaacaaaaaattttaagcgGCAGTAGCCACAATTGGAATGCATTGTTTCTTGGTCAGAATGCAGTTGCAGATGTTGTGGCGAGTCGATTGAATGCAAACAAAAGAGATCTACTAGATGGAGGATCTTCAGGTAGTGTAGCTGTACGGATGGCACTTGGTGAAACAGAGTTGGTATCTGATACAAGAAAATTTCTGGAATCCCATGGAGTCAAGCTTGATGTTTTTGGACAG TCAAATTGCGCAAGAAGTAAAACGACCATCTTGGTTAAAAACCTACCCCCTGGCACAACTGCGAGCGAACTAGAAACTATATTTTCAAAGTATGGCGATATTGGTAAAGTCTTGATTCCACCATTCGGAATAACAGCAATCATTGAATTCATCCAGCCAAAAGAGGCCAGGGAGGCTTTTACTAATCTCGCTTACTCCaag TTCAAACACACGCCTCTGTATTTGGAATGGGCTCCTGTTGATATATTAACTGGTGAAGTCACtgttaaagaagaagaagaaatgtcTGACAAT GATAGTCACACTTCAG AAGGCGAGGAAAGTGTCACTGGGAATGTTGTTTTCGTGAAAAATCTGAATTTTACCACGACAGAGGAGAAGCTAAAAGAG CGTTTCAGTAATTGTGGCAAACTAAAGAATGTCACAATAGCCAAGAAAAAGGATCCTAGGAAGCCTGGGGTTATGTTATCGATGGGTTACGGTTTTGTTGAGTATAAAAAAGTGGAAAGTGCTGACAAAGCAATAAAGTTGCTGCAACATTGCGACGTAGATGGTCATAAGCTTGAACTAAAGAAATCACACCGAGAGAGCAT AGCGCCAAAAGCTTCCCGCAAAAGAGCTGtcgacaaaaaacaaacaagcagTAAAATTATTGTGAGAAACATTCCCTTTGAAGCAACAACGAAAGAAATACAGGAACTTTTCAG TTCATTTGGTCATATCAAAACTGTTCGTCTTCCCAAGAAGATGGTTGGTACAGGATCACATAGAGGATTTGCTTTTGTGgatttcacaacaaaacaagACGCCAAC CGAGCGTTTAAAGCTCTTTGTCAAAGCACCCATTTGTACGGCCGACGATTGGTTTTGGAATGGGCAGATGATGAAGACAGCGTCGAACTGTTACGACAAAAGACTGCGCAATATTATCATGAAGATCCAG aaccAAACACGAAGAGGAAAAAAGTGGATATGTTATCGTCACTTGAGAAATCTTCTGTTGCTGAATAA
- the LOC130622856 gene encoding probable RNA-binding protein 19 isoform X2: MSRLIIKNLPEKIKESRLREIFSSKGGQITDVKLCFTKRGVFRKFAFIGYTSEGDAAKALNFFNKSFIDTSKIQVDVCKDLGDQSVPRPWSKYAKGSSAFSRKSNEIEDRKSRIKNLQEKESNKKKKSKKKVNAPETELQDVKDDPEFQEFLALHSNKLVKQTWTNENEAFKDSLEKKVEEDSDLTSNDDEVLEKGLSSPENENETDDEKDQEDQRDQKESNSTEEKPNSLKKQQSDLDWLKSKITKTKGETSDSDEKTLNLEEEHQRDQDSSSSSDEKEENDDAVATVETKQLISSLTLKMRGVPFTCSEKNVIDFFKPLKITDIRFQKNLKGKPTGYAFVDFESLKDAEKALKKDQNKIKGRYIELFMVHNKKCDEQLDSLKWNKKAKDDEDGDEDVSDTGRLFVRNLSYACTEDDLQHLFSKYGALVEVNLPIDKNSNKSTGYGFVTFMMPEHAVKAMSELDGSIFQGRILHLLPGKAQKSKDRIDNSGGGSEYKKKKESQQKILSGSSHNWNALFLGQNAVADVVASRLNANKRDLLDGGSSGSVAVRMALGETELVSDTRKFLESHGVKLDVFGQSNCARSKTTILVKNLPPGTTASELETIFSKYGDIGKVLIPPFGITAIIEFIQPKEAREAFTNLAYSKFKHTPLYLEWAPVDILTGEVTVKEEEEMSDNDSHTSGEESVTGNVVFVKNLNFTTTEEKLKERFSNCGKLKNVTIAKKKDPRKPGVMLSMGYGFVEYKKVESADKAIKLLQHCDVDGHKLELKKSHRESIAPKASRKRAVDKKQTSSKIIVRNIPFEATTKEIQELFSSFGHIKTVRLPKKMVGTGSHRGFAFVDFTTKQDANRAFKALCQSTHLYGRRLVLEWADDEDSVELLRQKTAQYYHEDPEPNTKRKKVDMLSSLEKSSVAE; this comes from the exons AACGGGGTGTCTTTCGAAAGTTTGCTTTTATTGGTTACACAAGCGAAGGTGATGCTGCTAAagctttgaatttttttaataaatctttcATTGACACAAGCAAGATACAAGTAGATGTTTGCAAAGATTTAGGAGATCAATCTGTACCAAGGCCCTGGAGCAAGTATGCCAAAGGGAGTTCAGCTTTCTCAAGAAAATCAAATGAAATTGAAGACAGAAAGTCGAGAATTAAAAATCTTCAGGAGAAAGAAtcaaacaagaaaaagaaaagtaaaaagaaagtaaatgcTCCTGAAACAGAGTTACAAGATGTTAAGGATGATCCTGAATTTCAGGAGTTTTTAGCTCTACATTCTAACAAACTTGTAAAACAAACATGGACCAATGAAAATGAGGCATTTAAAGATAGCTTGGAAAAAAAG GTTGAAGAGGACAGTGATTTGACATCTAATGATGATGAAGTATTGGAAAAGGGCCTGTCATCACCTGAAAACGAAAATGAGACAGATGATGAGAAGGATCAGGAAGATCAAAGAGATCAGAAAGAAAGTAACAGCACTGAGGAAAAACCCAACTCTCTAAAAAAGCAGCAATCTGATTTGGATTggttaaaatcaaaaatcacaaaaacaaag GGAGAGACATCAGACAGTGATGAAAAGACCTTGAATTTGGAAGAAGAACATCAGCGTGACCAAGATTCTTCATCCAGTAGCGATGAGAAAGAAGAAAACGACGACGCAGTAGCTACAGTAGAAACCAAGCAGCTGATATCATCACTCACTTTAAAAATGAGAGGTGTACCTTTTACATGCTCTGAAAAAAATGTAATCGATTTCTTTAAACCATTAAAAATTACAGATAtccgttttcaaaaaaatttgaaaggaaAACCAACTGGCTATGCTTTTGttgattttgaaagtttaaaagaTGCGGAAAAGGCATTAAAAAaagatcaaaataaaataaaaggaaGATATATTGAACTGTTCATGGTGCataataaaaaatgtgatgAACAACTAGATTCATTAAAGTGGAATAAGAAG GCAAAGGATGATGAAGATGGAGACGAAGATGTGTCAGATACAGGTCGGCTGTTTGTTCGCAACTTGTCCTACGCATGTACTGAAGATGATTTACAAcaccttttttcaaaatatggaGCATTAGTTGAAGTAAATCTTCCAATTGACAAAAACAGCAACAAGTCCACTGGATATGGTTTTGTAACATTCATGATGCCAGAACATGCAGTTAAAGCAATGAGTGAATTGGATGGTTCCATATTCCAAGGTCGGATTCTGCATTTATTGCCTGGTAAAGCTCAAAAGtcaaaggataggatagataattcag gTGGCGGTTCtgaatacaaaaagaaaaaagaaagccaacaaaaaattttaagcgGCAGTAGCCACAATTGGAATGCATTGTTTCTTGGTCAGAATGCAGTTGCAGATGTTGTGGCGAGTCGATTGAATGCAAACAAAAGAGATCTACTAGATGGAGGATCTTCAGGTAGTGTAGCTGTACGGATGGCACTTGGTGAAACAGAGTTGGTATCTGATACAAGAAAATTTCTGGAATCCCATGGAGTCAAGCTTGATGTTTTTGGACAG TCAAATTGCGCAAGAAGTAAAACGACCATCTTGGTTAAAAACCTACCCCCTGGCACAACTGCGAGCGAACTAGAAACTATATTTTCAAAGTATGGCGATATTGGTAAAGTCTTGATTCCACCATTCGGAATAACAGCAATCATTGAATTCATCCAGCCAAAAGAGGCCAGGGAGGCTTTTACTAATCTCGCTTACTCCaag TTCAAACACACGCCTCTGTATTTGGAATGGGCTCCTGTTGATATATTAACTGGTGAAGTCACtgttaaagaagaagaagaaatgtcTGACAAT GATAGTCACACTTCAG GCGAGGAAAGTGTCACTGGGAATGTTGTTTTCGTGAAAAATCTGAATTTTACCACGACAGAGGAGAAGCTAAAAGAG CGTTTCAGTAATTGTGGCAAACTAAAGAATGTCACAATAGCCAAGAAAAAGGATCCTAGGAAGCCTGGGGTTATGTTATCGATGGGTTACGGTTTTGTTGAGTATAAAAAAGTGGAAAGTGCTGACAAAGCAATAAAGTTGCTGCAACATTGCGACGTAGATGGTCATAAGCTTGAACTAAAGAAATCACACCGAGAGAGCAT AGCGCCAAAAGCTTCCCGCAAAAGAGCTGtcgacaaaaaacaaacaagcagTAAAATTATTGTGAGAAACATTCCCTTTGAAGCAACAACGAAAGAAATACAGGAACTTTTCAG TTCATTTGGTCATATCAAAACTGTTCGTCTTCCCAAGAAGATGGTTGGTACAGGATCACATAGAGGATTTGCTTTTGTGgatttcacaacaaaacaagACGCCAAC CGAGCGTTTAAAGCTCTTTGTCAAAGCACCCATTTGTACGGCCGACGATTGGTTTTGGAATGGGCAGATGATGAAGACAGCGTCGAACTGTTACGACAAAAGACTGCGCAATATTATCATGAAGATCCAG aaccAAACACGAAGAGGAAAAAAGTGGATATGTTATCGTCACTTGAGAAATCTTCTGTTGCTGAATAA
- the LOC130622861 gene encoding uncharacterized protein LOC130622861 codes for MPNSEYPTLIKCGNSVNNAIKTCQANNKKVEISLGGGTSTYTLPNDETKAKQLAKNLWNLYLGGKEDATLRPFGSVILDGVNLDIEHGKADNGYAVLVRELRALMKTDISKKYTITASPQCPFPDVLLKNALEQEGHLFDELYIQYYNNYCYPGDRFFKDNLQDWIGLVKNLNAKKSNGVLTIFIGLPAYPNVTINQKYYQNFREVEKLYDTVKIHDEFGGFMLWDAGWDELSKYNNKRYSDHLKALFTKKKNIAAAWGQNSVSNAPGDSTEASLDVYCARKYYDILTIFLMYNTDDVLSMDMSKHCGFKFPGTNIVSCDKIIADIMKGCQTVGKKLLITLGNVEYDMKLTSHIKAEALANNIWNMLFAGSSQHRPFHDVVLDGITIYLKDGTTSADHWAHFFQHLRRKMDADIRKPYTITIMTPCMFPNTKFQSLFQSIRADVDSIYVYIDNQGCSSSADGIKSNLLDWLTLRGNSSGPNVYLGLPSDPGASGHVYLTPQNLNTTYHQVLKSMDGFGGFFLWDAGWDGHTSGKKYSDYIGEMITQAKPRPSKYFYSKCYMLKFHLSV; via the exons ATGCCCAATTCTGAATATCCTACGTTAATTAAATGTGGAAACAGTGTAAACAATGCCATAAAAACATGCCAGGCGAATAACAAGAAAGTGGAGATTTCTTTGGGAGGAGGTACTAGTACGTACACACTACCTAATGATGAGACTAAAGCGAAACAGTTAGCGAAAAACCTTTGGAATCTTTACCTCGGCGGAAAAGAAGACGCAACATTGAGGCCATTTGGATC GGTAATCTTAGATGGAGTGAACTTGGATATCGAGCATGGTAAAGCCGATAATGGTTACGCTGTACTTGTTCGTGAATTGCGCGCACTTATGAAAACAGATATATCAAAGAAGTACACCATAACAGCTTCTCCGCAATGTCCTTTCCCTGATGTTCTGTTAAAAAACGCGCTTGAGCAAGAGGGACATTTGTTTGACGAGCTTTACATACAATATTATAACAACTATTGCTATCCTGGAGACAGATTTTTCAAAGACAATCTCCAAGATTGGATTGGATTAGTAAAGAATTTGAATGCGAAAAAATCAAACGGAGTACTAACGATATTTATTGGTTTACCGGCTTATCCGAACGTGACTATAAACCAGAAATATTATCAAAATTTCAGAGAGGTGGAGAAGCTTTACGAT ACGGTAAAAATACACGATGAATTTGGTGGCTTCATGTTATGGGATGCTGGTTGGGATGAGTTGAGTAAATACAATAACAAGAGATACAGCGATCATTTAAAAGCTTTGTTCACAA AAAAAAAGAACATTGCAGCTGCTTGGGGACAAAATAGCGTATCGAACGCACCTGGAGATAGCACTGAAGCATCTCTTGATGTTTACTGCGCAAGAAAGTACTACGACATCCTGACAATTTTTTTGATGTATAATACAG atgaCGTCCTGTCGATGGACATGTCGAAACATTGTGGATTTAAATTTCCTGGTACAAATATTGTTTCATGCGATAAAATTATAGCTGACATTATGAAAGGATGTCAAACGGTCGGAAAGAAGTTGCTTATAACGCTGGGAAATGTAGAGTATGATATGAAACTGACATCTCATATTAAAGCTGAAGCGCTTGCAAACAACATATGGAACATGCTATTTGCAGGAAGCTCGCAGCACAGGCCTTTTCATGA TGTTGTTCTTGATGGCATTACAATCTATTTAAAAGATGGTACCACAAGCGCTGATCATTGGGCTCACTTTTTTCAGCATTTACGACGCAAGATGGATGCTGATATCAGAAAACCATACACCATCACCATAATGACACCGTGTATGTTTCCAAACACAAAGTTTCAATCTCTCTTCCAAAGTATTCGCGCGGATGTGGATAGTATATATGTTTATATAGACAACCAAGGCTGCAGTTCTTCAGCGGATGGAATTAAGTCAAACCTGTTGGATTGGTTGACATTACGTGGAAACTCGTCCGGGCCTAATGTGTACTTAGGCTTACCCTCCGATCCTGGAGCATCAGGTCATGTGTACTTAACTCCGCAAAACCTCAACACGACTTATCACCAG GTGTTAAAAAGTATGGATGGATTTGGCGGCTTTTTTCTTTGGGATGCAGGATGGGATGGCCACACGAGCGGTAAAAAATATAGTGACTATATTGGAGAAATGATTACGCAGGCAAAGCCACGACCAAGTAAGTATTTCTACTCAAAATGTTAtatgttaaaatttcatttgtcTGTTTAA
- the LOC130622863 gene encoding uncharacterized protein LOC130622863 has protein sequence MPSKSDAIRFSLIGHWGQNLAFTRHIESPLRTYCHRNSYDVIVINALDIFKDDGGNNRDDLPGLSFSRHCVTTFGNGYRTYLKCNEIARDIKTCQQRGKKIILSIGNGGKRRNGFGDKAAAIAYASTIWNLFLGGSYHVRTFGREVLDGINIDISYHTQRYWFDEFIVELRRLMDTDTSRKYLITTTTPCSFPNFWLGKTYARNSRLFDSFFISFVDSCAPQTVSAFNQALSQWSTLPGPSIYIGLPANKDILNMGRFYMKPSEAVALYKKYNAIYPRIAGIILKDVSWDDVNKNNKGIRYSDQIAQVLKPDDHTTEKPRITHSPVIPNNSGVKTMMTSAVSLFTVLIIDVAMNVF, from the exons ATGCCAAGTAAAAGTGACGCGATAC GTTTTAGCTTGATTGGGCATTGGGGTCAAAATCTTGCTTTTACACGTCATATCGAATCACCGTTAAGAACGTACTGCCATAGAAATTCTTATGACGTCATAGTTATAAATGCGTTAGATATTTTCAAGGATGACGGAGGAAATAATAGAG ATGACTTACCCGGACTGTCTTTTTCGCGACATTGTGTAACAACATTTGGAAATGGTTACAGAACATACTTGAAATGCAATGAAATTGCTCGAGATATCAAAACTTGTCAACAGAGAGGAAAAAAGATAATTCTATCAATTGGCAACGGTGGCAAACGGCGAAATGGATTTGGTGATAAAGCAGCTGCAATTGCATATGCGTCGACCATTTGGAATTTATTTTTGGGAGGTTCTTATCACGTAAGAACGTTTGGCAG AGAAGTTTTGGATGGCATAAATATTGACATTTCATATCACACACAGCGTTATTGGTTTGACGAGTTTATAGTTGAGTTACGTCGACTGATGGACACTGACACCAGCAGAAAATATCTCATCACAACCACAACCCCATGTAGCTTTCCGAATTTTTGGTTAGGAAAGACATACGCAAGAAACAGCAGACTCTTTGACAGCTTCTTCATCTCATTTGTCGATAGCTGCGCTCCGCAAACTGTATCCGCTTTTAATCAAGCTCTTTCTCAGTGGTCGACTTTGCCGGGACCGAGCATTTATATTGGCCTTCCAGCTaataaagatattttaaatatggGGAGATTTTATATGAAACCAAGCGAAGCCGTAGCATTATATAAA AAATACAACGCCATTTATCCACGCATTGCTGGGATTATTTTAAAAGATGTTAGTTGGGATGAcgtcaacaaaaacaacaagggAATACGCTACAGTGACCAAATCGCGCAAGTGCTCAAGCCGGATGATCACACTACGGAGAAACCAAGAATAACGCATTCACCTGTTATTCCAAATAATTCAG gtGTCAAGACAATGATGACGTCAGCTGTTTCATTATTCACAGTGCTTATCATAGATGTCGCAATGAATGTTTTCTAA
- the LOC130622859 gene encoding uncharacterized protein LOC130622859 — protein sequence MLPLKCLFLYLCCVCVFGISLFTKHRLKQNGMRRDKIAHLSKSKSKMLDLILNQAVNEIINSISSTRTRKRKKIESNTRHSDEELKPINKTDIPENVRESLKIASDRLKNTDPLLDPFVGQNDPYRYEHNTNDTTFDSVKEFIKSIETKSAPQEVEEDVLLSNHRHNNNANSFDKKIKISENLEKPVGRNEEKEKLYLENLEEKSSFEEFRKNDQKEEGKSSKSKVDNNFDTKDLASEMLPLDNGYDIILLKDEENNDEVKLDEPNVHFDVKVNTPNSRDKVVKNLKDVVNVLSRLKFGKNKGDEENNSKNENSYKIIVGDKRGSPSNISINGSLIQENKTNSFNNMTHLIEVQNVTAKDPATNAPTNSIETSSIKLTDSKLPEVIPEIKNHMYPVHGSYFLQHDGNIYKLEKVDNIHNGLDDSEQLRDLSRLTEQTSQKITDQAQTRSQQKTLPSEKEYNQYQQINPPNKTYIIRHGEETYEITQSEKGEGETTPIVSKDVETAAGGINTYEIKHNNKIFRVTEVIASKKDDRLTPGTTNLSIDDTVKNSYVNNQEQTSESPVNSNFTRDAASLEQSHFEDASLNKNPSFIDNQISDNDAERRFEDTSLNKKTTSVDNQISDSDAERRFEDTNLKNNQSSVDNQVSDNDDDYVTYVFRTKNNTTAYSTNNTSFEEEV from the exons ATGTTGCCGCTGAAGTGTTTATTCTTATATTTGTGTTGCGTTTGTGTGTTTGgaatttctttgtttaccaAACATCgtttaaaacaaaatggtatGCGCAGAGATAAAATTGCTCATTTAAGTAAATCAAAATCAAAGATGCTCGATCTTATATTGAATCAAGCAGTAAACGAAATAATCAATAGTATATCCTCAACACGAACTCGCAAACGAAAGAAAATCGAGAGCAACACGAGGCATagtgatgaagaattaaaaccTATTAACAAAACAGATATACCAGAAAATGTGAGAGAATCTTTAAAAATTGCAAGTGATAGATTAAAAAATACAGACCCGCTGCTAGACCCCTTTGTTGGTCAAAACGACCCGTATCGATACGAACACAATACAAACGATACGACATTTGACAGCGTAAAAGAGTTTATAAAGTCAATCGAGACAAAATCTGCACCACAAGAAGTAGAAGAGGATGTATTGCTAAGTAATCATCGCCATAACAACAATGCTAACAGCTttgataagaaaattaaaatttcagaaaatcttGAGAAACCTGTTGGGAGAaacgaagaaaaagaaaaattatacttAGAAAATTTAGAAGAAAAATCCTCTTTTGAGGAGTTTAGAAAAAACGATCAAAAAGAGGAAGGAAAAAGCAGTAAAAGCAAAGTGGATAATAACTTTGATACCAAAGATTTAGCAAGTGAGATGTTGCCCCTCGATAATGGCtatgatattattttattaaaagacgAGGAAAATAATGATGAAGTAAAACTCGATGAACCAAATGTtcactttgacgttaaagtgaATACGCCAAATAGTCGAGACAAGGTAGTAAAGAATTTAAAAGATGTTGTGAATGTTTTGTCGCGATTAAAGTTTGGGAAAAACAAAGGAGATGAAGAGAATAATAGCAAGAATGAAAATAGCTATAAAATCATTGTTGGCGATAAGAGAGGTAGTCCCAGTAACATTAGTATAAATGGCTCGCTTATCCAAGAGAATAAAACGAACAGTTTTAATAATATGACTCATTTAATCGAGGTACAAAATGTTACAGCAAAAGATCCAGCCACGAATGCACCAACAAATAGCATTGAAACTTCATCTATCAAACTGACAGACTCAAA ATTGCCAGAAGTCATACCGGAGATTAAAAATCACATGTATCCGGTACATGGATCTTATTTTCTACAACACGATGGAAACATTTATAAGCTGGAGAAAGTCGATAATATCCATAATGGACTCGATGATTCAGAGCAGTTACGTGATTTGTCAAGATTAACTGAACAAACGAGTCAAAAAATCACAGATCAAGCTCAAACAAG GTCACAACAGAAAACGCTGCCGTCTGAGAAAGAATATAATCAATACCAACAGATCAACCCTCCAAACAAAACATACATTATCCGACATGGTGAAGAGACATATGAAATAACACAGTCAGAGAAAGGAGAGGGAGAGACAACACCTATTGTGTC AAAAGATGTCGAAACAGCTGCCGGCGGTATCAATACATATGAAAttaaacacaacaacaaaatatttcgaGTTACTGAAGTTATAGCGAGTAAAAAGGATGACAGGTTAACGCCAGGTACAACAAATTTATCGATagatgacactgttaaaaatagTTATGTAAACAACCAGGAGCAGACATCAGAGAGTCCTGTAAATAGCAACTTTACGAGAGACGCTGCATCGCTTGAGCAAAGTCATTTCGAAGAtgcaagtttaaataaaaatccaAGTTTTATCGATAATCAAATTAGCGACAATGATGCAGAGCGTCGTTTCGAAGAtacaagtttaaataaaaaaacaacttctGTCGATAATCAAATTAGCGATAGTGATGCAGAGCGCCGTTTCGAagatacaaatttaaaaaacaatcaatCTTCTGTCGATAATCAAGTTAGCGACAATGACGATGATTATGTTACGTACGTTTTTCGAACGAAAAATAATACGACTGCGTATTCGACTAATAATACAAGCTTTGAAGAAGAGGTCTAG